GGCAATGTGATGTTTCCTTTGGATATGTTCACCAAACAATCAAAAAGTGAAATGCAAGATCGGGTAGATTTCGTTCTCAAAAGGGTAAATTTGGTAGATGCCCACAAAAAATACCCATCGGAAATATCAGGCGGCATGCAAAAACGGGTGGCCATTGCCAGGGCCATTGTCATGAACCCCAAGTATCTCTTCTGCGACGAGCCCAATTCTGGCCTAGACCCAAAAACAGCCATTCTTATCGACAATCTGATCCAAGAGATTACGCGCGAGTACGGTATTACTACCATTATCAATACCCACGACATGAACTCGGTGATGGAAATCGGCGAAAAAATCGTTTTTCTCAAAAACGGTTATAAAGAGTGGGAAGGCACCAACAAAGAAATCTTCAAGACCGACAATGAGGCCGTTACCAATTTTGTGTATTCATCGGAATTGTTCAAAAAGGTAAGGCAGATGTATATCGAAGAACGTAATTAATTTTTTTATTGAAAAATGTCAAGCTGAGCGTTTATAAAAGGGCACATTCGCCAATTAATCATTCACCGTTTTTACTTGAATCTTGTTGTTCTGCAACCGTATTTTCAGCCAGTTTGTCAACTTGGCTTCCTCTTTTTGAACCTGGTCAGCAGAAATGCCATCTTTCCATTTAACCTCAAATAGTGGAATAGTGTCCAATTTATTGAAGTCGGTCTGGATTCTATAGGAGAATCCCAATGCGGACAAGTTCTCATAATTTGCCCGGGCCTCGGCACTGATATCTTGGAAGGGAATCTGCAGGGCAGCATTTTTGCTTAGGTTGGCAATTTCTTCCTCAAGTACCCTTATTCGTTCGTCTTTGGTCAACAACTCGGCCTTTTTCGACTCGTAGAGCTCGCTGATGTAGTTGAACTTTTCCTCGGAATCATCTTTACCGCCCTGAAGTACTCGCAGTTCGGCATTTTTTAGACGGCTGTAATTATTCTTCCGATTGCGCCATGAATTGATGACATTCTCGGGTATTTCTTCGTTGCCCATGCACACTATCTCGATATAGGCGTTATCATCGTTCACGTACACCAGCTCGGTCAGGTTATCAACATACCGACCATTGTTCTTGAACTCGTAGAGTTCAATGGTCTCGCTCAAAAACTCCTGCGCTTGTTTTTTAAAGAGCGACTCTTTAAAAACCTTGTAAAATGTGAACCCGGCCGGAATCATGACCGCCAAGCCCACGATTGAAGCGACCCTTGCAATAAAACGGCGTCTCTTCGAATTGGCATAGCGTACCATGGGAAAACGCAAGTATTTGATGACCAAAAAAGTAGCCAGACCAATAAAAATGGTGTTAATGATAAAGAGGTACATGGCCCCTGCGGCGTAGCCTACATTGCCAATGGCCAGACCAAACCCCACGGTACAGAGTGGTGGCATCAGGGCCGTGGCAATTGCGACACCAAAAATGACACTTGCAATGGTTCCTTTCTTGGCTCGGGCAATCACCAGCGCGAGCCCACCGAAAAAGGCAATCAACACATCACGAATGTCTGGTTGTGTTCGCGCCAGCAATTCTGAGGACTCATCCCGCAAAGGGAAAAAGTAGAAAAACAGAAAGGCCGTCACCGCACTCAGCACCACCATCACCACGAAGTTTTTGACCGAACGCCGAAGAGTATCGATATCATTGATCGCCAATGACATGCCCATGCCTAAAATCGGACCCATAAGAGGCGAAATAAGCATTGCACCGATAACAACCGCTGTGGAATTTGCATTCAGCCCCACAGATGCAATAAAAATAGAGCAGACCAAAATCCAAGAGGTATGGCCTTTGAACGGAATATCGGCAATGATGGCTTCTTTTGCGGCCACTGGATCCGTGTTGCTACGGATTTCCAAAACCTCCACTAAAAATTTTTTGGTGCTTCCCAAAAAACCCTTAAAGTCTTTTTTCGTTTCCTCCCCACTACCCTCATTGGAAGTAGGGCTCACATTGTCTTGGTCAAATTTGTTTTCCATAGTTATTAGGCAAACGTATCCCCAAATTTTTTCTGAACCTCGGCACGTACTTCTTTGATTCCCTGTTGTTTCGATTTGGGAAAAATCAACAGAACATCATCTTTATCAACTATGATATAATCTTTCAATCCATCGACAACGATCACTTTTCCCTTACCGGCATGAATCATGTTTCCAGTGGCATCATTCAACATGGCCCGTGCATTGACCACTGCGTTGTCGCCGCCGTCTTTTGGTAGTTTTTCATAGAGTGCGCCCCAAGTGCCCAAATCGTTCCAGCCAAAGGATGCAGGTAGGGTATAGATAGCCTCTGATCTCTCCAAAATAGCGTAATCAATCGAAATGTTTTCTGCCTTGGGATAATTTTTTTCAATAAAGTCTTTCTCTTTTGGAGTGTTGTAACATGCCACACCTTTTTCAAATAACTCGTATTGCACCTTTTGATGTTCTTTAAACGCCTCGATAATGGTTTTGACACCCCACATGAATATACCGGCATTCCATAAGAAATTACCCTGTGCAAGAAATTGCCTGGCCGTATCCACATCAGGTTTTTCCCTGAATTGGACCACCTTTTTTAACTGTTCGCCGCTGCGCTTATCAAATTCAATGTACCCAAAGCCCGTGTTGGGGTGGGTCGGCTGAATGCCCAAAGTGCACAGTACCCTTTCTTGGCTACACTTGTCAAAGCATTTCGTCACATCACTCTCAAAGGCCTCCTCATCCTCGATCCAGTGGTCGCTGGGGGCCACGATCATCACTGCATCTGGATTCATTTTCTGAATTTTCAATGCCGCATATAGAATGCAGGGGGCCGTGTTGCGCATGGCGGGTTCGAGCACCACCTGTTCTTGTTTGACCGTGGGTAACTGCTCGAGTACCAAATCATTATAGCGTTCGTTGGTCAAAATCAGGATGTTCTCAGTGGGAATAAACCTGTTCAATCGAGAAAACGTGCTCTGTAACAGTGTTTTGCCCACACCGAGCATATCGTGAAATTGCTTCGGGTAGGCTTCTGTACTTACGGGCCAAAAGCGCGAACCTACGCCTCCGGCCATCAATACGGCATAATAGTTTTTGTTCATATTACATTCTGCTTCAAATTGTCATTTTGAACATAGTGAGAAATTTAAAACCCCGATGTAGAGATTTCTCAATCGTCCCATTAATTATCAGGTCTAATATGTTCACATAATGCTCAATAATAAACTGTTTTAGCATTTAGCTGATTAATTCCACCTCAGCATTTGGTTGGAACAAATATAGTTTACCCGTCGCCAATTCAATGCATTCGTAACGTTTTACCCGTTTTTTTCCTTTTTTGAAAAGTTTGCCGTTGTAGAGGCGAAAGGTACTGCCTGTGGGCAGTTCAAACACGTAGCTTTTGGTACGCTCTATGGGGTCGAATTCTTTCAGTGCTACGGATAGTTGCGCATCAGTACTGCTGCTCGCCTTCGGATTTTTAAAATGCCGGGCGATCAAAGGCAACAATTGAGCGGGAAATATTTCGGGCCGAATGAAGGGCAGCATTAACTGTTGAAAGGTATGTTTCCACTCCGCCCCGTGGGGTTTTATACGCCTGCCATACCGTTCAAAGGCCACCAAGTGGGCTATTTCATGCACCAAGGTGATAAAAAAGCGGTATTTGTTGAGCGAGGCATTAACGGTAATCTGGTGCCCGCCATTGGGCATTTTACGGTAATCACCGTGCCGTGTCACCCTATGGTTCACAATCTTGAGGTGCACCCCATAGGTTTTGATGAGTTCAAAACAAGGGCCAACGGCCCGTTCGGGCAGGTATTTTTGCAGTGTTTTGTTCACTGGGCAAAAATAGGGGTTTTGGCTTTAGATAGATACACCGCCATATATTGTAATACGGTTGTTTTGTGCTAAATTGGCTGTACAACACTGTGTTTTACATACATATATGACCAACATCACGAATGAAAGAAATCTACGAACCAAAATTTGTTGAAAAGCTTTTTGACAAAATGAGTAGTTCATATTCAAAAATGAATTACATAACCTCATTTGGATTTAGCGAAAGATGGAGAAGAAAATGCGTTGAAGAAATTGAAATCGAAAAAGGAAAAACAGTTGTAGATTTAATGACTGGAATGGGAGAATGTTGGAAATATATTTTAAAGAAATCGGACGGAAACGCAAAATTAGTCGGACTTGACTTCTCAACCGAAATGATAAATCGTGCGAAAAAAAATAAAGGAAAGTTCGAAAAATCAAAAATTGTAATTCTTAAAGAAAACGTCTTTGAGAACTCAATAGCAAATGAAACAGCGGATTATATCATTTCGGGTTTTGGATTAAAAACATTTAATGATAAACAGCTTGAAAAATTAGCAAACGAAATTGATCGAATTCTAAAACCAAACGGAAAATTTTCGTTGATTGATATTTCTGTTCCAAACAGTAAATGTCTAAAACCATTTTATATGTTTTACTTGAAAAATATTATTCCGATTTTAGGTAAATTATTTCTTGGAAGTCCAGAGACCTATAGAAT
This portion of the Flagellimonas lutaonensis genome encodes:
- a CDS encoding mannose-1-phosphate guanylyltransferase gives rise to the protein MNKNYYAVLMAGGVGSRFWPVSTEAYPKQFHDMLGVGKTLLQSTFSRLNRFIPTENILILTNERYNDLVLEQLPTVKQEQVVLEPAMRNTAPCILYAALKIQKMNPDAVMIVAPSDHWIEDEEAFESDVTKCFDKCSQERVLCTLGIQPTHPNTGFGYIEFDKRSGEQLKKVVQFREKPDVDTARQFLAQGNFLWNAGIFMWGVKTIIEAFKEHQKVQYELFEKGVACYNTPKEKDFIEKNYPKAENISIDYAILERSEAIYTLPASFGWNDLGTWGALYEKLPKDGGDNAVVNARAMLNDATGNMIHAGKGKVIVVDGLKDYIIVDKDDVLLIFPKSKQQGIKEVRAEVQKKFGDTFA
- a CDS encoding SprT-like domain-containing protein, translated to MNKTLQKYLPERAVGPCFELIKTYGVHLKIVNHRVTRHGDYRKMPNGGHQITVNASLNKYRFFITLVHEIAHLVAFERYGRRIKPHGAEWKHTFQQLMLPFIRPEIFPAQLLPLIARHFKNPKASSSTDAQLSVALKEFDPIERTKSYVFELPTGSTFRLYNGKLFKKGKKRVKRYECIELATGKLYLFQPNAEVELIS
- a CDS encoding ABC transporter ATP-binding protein, which gives rise to MIEIENIHKSFGGTHVLKGISTVFEQGKTNLVIGQSGSGKTVLMKCMLGLIEPDEGSICYSGQRYSELSLDERRNLRQEMGMVFQSSALFDSMTVEGNVMFPLDMFTKQSKSEMQDRVDFVLKRVNLVDAHKKYPSEISGGMQKRVAIARAIVMNPKYLFCDEPNSGLDPKTAILIDNLIQEITREYGITTIINTHDMNSVMEIGEKIVFLKNGYKEWEGTNKEIFKTDNEAVTNFVYSSELFKKVRQMYIEERN
- a CDS encoding DUF389 domain-containing protein; translated protein: MENKFDQDNVSPTSNEGSGEETKKDFKGFLGSTKKFLVEVLEIRSNTDPVAAKEAIIADIPFKGHTSWILVCSIFIASVGLNANSTAVVIGAMLISPLMGPILGMGMSLAINDIDTLRRSVKNFVVMVVLSAVTAFLFFYFFPLRDESSELLARTQPDIRDVLIAFFGGLALVIARAKKGTIASVIFGVAIATALMPPLCTVGFGLAIGNVGYAAGAMYLFIINTIFIGLATFLVIKYLRFPMVRYANSKRRRFIARVASIVGLAVMIPAGFTFYKVFKESLFKKQAQEFLSETIELYEFKNNGRYVDNLTELVYVNDDNAYIEIVCMGNEEIPENVINSWRNRKNNYSRLKNAELRVLQGGKDDSEEKFNYISELYESKKAELLTKDERIRVLEEEIANLSKNAALQIPFQDISAEARANYENLSALGFSYRIQTDFNKLDTIPLFEVKWKDGISADQVQKEEAKLTNWLKIRLQNNKIQVKTVND
- a CDS encoding class I SAM-dependent methyltransferase; this translates as MKEIYEPKFVEKLFDKMSSSYSKMNYITSFGFSERWRRKCVEEIEIEKGKTVVDLMTGMGECWKYILKKSDGNAKLVGLDFSTEMINRAKKNKGKFEKSKIVILKENVFENSIANETADYIISGFGLKTFNDKQLEKLANEIDRILKPNGKFSLIDISVPNSKCLKPFYMFYLKNIIPILGKLFLGSPETYRMLGVYAEEFGNSKNVYRIFNKREFEVEYVEYFYGCASGIKGRKIK